The Mesorhizobium sp. INR15 region GCGTCGCGCAGCAACTGGCCTTCTTCCAGCCAGCCGGCGTGGACGAAATAGTGGTTCTCGATGCGGGCGAAGGCGACGGCATAATCATCCTCGCCAAACGGGCCGCTGGTTTCAGGCGCGGGCAGAAGCGTGATCGTCTCGCCTTCCCACAGGCTCCAGGCACGGGCTGCCTCGAGCTGCGCCTCGCGGTCGCTGCCGACCAGCCGCTTGCGGTAGGCGGCCATCATGTCGCCGCGCTCGGCCTCCGGGATTGGCGCCAGGAAACGCTCCCATTTGTCGGGGAACATTTCCGAGACGCCGAACTGATAATACCATTCGAGTTCGGCACGCGTCAGCGTGTAGATGCCGCGCACCACCAGCTCGCTCACCCGCTCCGGGTGGGTCTCGGCATAGGCCAGCGCCAGTGTCGATCCCCAGGAGCCGCCAAACACCAGCCATTTGTCGAAGCCGGCCATTTCACGCAGGCGCTCGATGTCGGCAACCAGGTGCCATGTCGTGTTGGCTTCGAGCGAGGCATTGGGCGTCGACTTCCCGCAGCCGCGCTGGTCGAACAGGATAACGTCGTAAAGTTTCGGGTCGAACAGCCGCCGGTGGTTTGGCGAGATCGTGCCGCCAGGGCCGCCATGCAGGAAGATTGCCGGTTTGGCGCCCTTGGTGCCGGACCGTTCCCAATAGACCTGATGGCCGTCGCCGACATCGATCATGCCGGAATCAAAAGCCTCGATCTCCGGGTAAAGGGTACGCAATTCACTGCTCATAGCTGCAAGCCTTTTGTCGGCCAATCGGCCGTTTCGTGATCGGGATGCTGGAAGGAAATGATTGCTTCCTGCCTGGCGTAATAGTCGGGGTCCTGATGGATCGGCTGGTCGAAGATCGTTTCCACCCAAGGCACCCGCGCGGCGTAGTTGACCTGGATTTGCGGAGCCAGATCAGAACGGTCGTCGAAGGCGCCGATCGCAATCTCTAGCCCGTCCGGCTGCCGATAGGTTAGCGGCGTACCGCAGCGTGCGCAAAAGCCGCGATCGATGTTGATCGACGACTGGAAATAGCTTGGCTCTTCATGGGTCCACTCGACGCCATCCCTGGGCACCGTGACCAGCGCGCCAAAGAAGGCGCCGAACTGCTTCTGGCACATGCGGCAATGGCAGATGGACGGGCGGCCGAGTGCGCCATGAACGCGAAAGCGCACCGCGCCGCATTGGCAGCCACCGGTTCTCACTGTCTCGGTCATGACTTTTCCTCCGGCGGCCATTGTTCAGTATCGTGGTCGGGGTGCTGGTAAGAGGCGAGATCGGCCAGATACGGTGCCGAAGCCATATCGGCCATCGTGTCTTCGGCCGGCAGTTGCGGGATGGTATCGACGTAGGGAAGTTTTGCTTCGGTGCCCCATTGAACCAAGGGCACGATCTCGGCTGGATTGTCGAAGGCGCCGATGGCAAGGCCGACGCCATCCGGCGCTGTAAAGGCCAGCGGCGTGCCGCAATCGGCGCAAAAGCCACGATCGACATGGTTGGACGAGCGAAAGTATTTCGGCTCGCCGCGCGTCCAATCAAGCCTGGCGCTACCCACCGAAACCAACGGCGCATAGAACGAACCGAACGCCTTCTGGCACATGCGGCAATGGCAGATCGAGGCATCGCCGAGTGCGCCCTCGACGCGGAAGCGCACCGCGCCGCATTGGCAGCCGCCCGTATAGATTGGCCGGTTGTCGAGGCTCATCACTGATCACCCCTCGGCATGGCAGACAGCCTCGACATTGTTGCCATCGGGATCGAAGACGAAGGCGCCATAGTAGTTAGGGTGATAGTGCGGGCGCAGTCCCGGCCCGCCATTGTCCTTGCCACCAGCGGCAAGTGCCGCGGCATGGAAGGCATCGACCTCCGCGCGGCTGCGCGCGGTGAAGGCGACATGCTGATGGTCCCTCGGCTTGTCCTTGGCCGTGCTCAGCCAGAACACCGGCCGGTCGCGGCCATAGCCGCCAACCTTGGCGCCACCGGTATACTCCAGCGGCACCATATACAGCAGCGACGCGCCAAGCGGCGCCATCGCCTTGTCGTAGAAAGCCTTGGACGCCTCGAAATCGGAAACGGTAATGCCGAGATGATCGATCATCTTTTTACCTCCCAGGTGGTGACGCGCTCGCCGGTGGCGGGATCCTTGCCATCCTTCAACTGGACGCCTTGTGCCAGCAATTCGTCGCGGATGCGATCCGCCTCGGCCCAGTTCTTCGCGGCGATGAGTGCAAGCCGATTGGCGATCGCTTTGGCGACATTGCTTTCATCGACATTTGCCGCCGCGACATCGAAGCCGAGGAACAGCAGCGCAGCCTTCAGCGATCCGGCCGCCTCATTGCCTTCAGCCGCGTCGCCGGCCAGCTGCGTCAGCACCTGGAACGCGGCATAGGTGGCGAGATCATCAGACAGAGCCTCGACCACCTCCGCCGGCAATGGCTTTGCCGCGGCCGGCGCCAGATCGGCGGCGCGCTTCCATTTGCGCAGCGTGTTTTCGGCCTCTTCCAGTTTGCGCACCGAGAAGTCGATCGGCTCGCGATAATGCGTCATCAGCATTGCCAGCCGCAGCACCTCGCCCGACCATACGCGGCCGCCGAAGATATCGGTCTCAAGCAACTGGGCGATCGTGAAGAAATTGCCGAGGCTCTTCGACATCTTCTGGCCTTCGACCTGCAGGAAGCCGTTGTGCATCCAGATATTGGCCATCACGTCGGTGCCATGCGCGCAACGCGATTGGGCGATCTCGTTCTCATGGTGCGGGAAGATCAGGTCGAGGCCGCCGCCATGGATATCGAAGACCTCGCCGAGATAGGCCGCCGACATCGCCGAGCATTCGATGTGCCAACCCGGGCGGCCCCTGCCCCAGGGCGAATTCCAGCCGGGCTCCTCAGGCGATGACAGCTTCCACAGCACGAAATCGCCGGGGCTCTTCTTGTGCGCATCGACGGCGACACGGGCACCAGCCTGCTGCTCGTCGAGATTGCGCTTCGACAATTGGCCGTAGTCCGGCATGGACGCCGTGTCGAACAGCACTTCGCCTGCCGCGACATAGGCATGGCCGCGCTCGATCAGGCGCTGAATCAAGGTGATCATATCGGCCTTGCCGTCGGCGCGTGGCTCGACGAACTCGGTGGCGCGCGGCTCGACCGTCGGCTCAAGGCAGCCGAGGGTCGCCACATCCTTGTGGAACTGGCTGGCGGTCTTTTCCGTGACGCGCCTGATTGCCTCGTTGAGCGACAATGCGCCCGAGGCTATCTCGCCGCCAAAATCCCGCAGGGCGCGTGCGTTGATCTTGTCGTCGACGTCAGTAATGTTGCGCACATAGGTGACATGCGCCTCGCCACGGACATGACGCAGCAGGCGGAAAAGTATGTCGAAGACGATCACCGGCCTGGCGTTGCCGATATGGGCGAAGTCGTAGACCGTCGGGCCGCAAACATACATGCGCACGTTTTTCGGATCGATCGGGACGAAATCCTGCTTCTTCCGCGTCAGCGTGTTGTAGAGGCGCAGTCCCTGCGATGCGTCAGACATTCGTGCTTCCCGTTCAGTATTATTCTGTATGAAATCTGCATTGCGCCGAGGCGCAAAATCAGACTCCAGCCTGCTGGCCGGGGCGTTTGTCCAATCTAGGGAAAGATGAGGCGAAAACGTCCGGACCAGCGCGAGGCTAGCCAATAATGCAAATGCCGCAAATGGCGAAAGACGTTTTCATGGGCAGCTTTATCGCCTTGGCCGGTGTTGCCGTCAAGTCGCTAGTTTCGGCAAAAGCGCCGCTGGATCGCACGCAATCCCGCACTGAAACATTTTATTAAACATGTCGGCACAGTCATGAAACATTCGCCGGCTAGATCAGCGGGCGTCACGATTTGGTCAGAATCGGCCATCAAACGCAGACACGAAAATGTTATCTGGGAAGAGAGATATGCCGCGAACCAAGCAGGAATCGAACCGCGCCAAGCAACCGGCGCTGGCCAATCACTACCGGGCAATCGGCCCGGCCGCGATTGTCGCCGCCCTTCTTCACACCGCGAAGAAGAAGAAGCCGGCGCAGAAGATCGTATCGCCCCGCGCCGCCTGAGGCCGCGCGACCGGTGCCGGAAGGCGCCGGAAATGAAGCGCCTGGCGCGCTCTGGAACAGCTGCTTTGACTATTTGCTGAGCATGATCCTATGCGAAATCGGTTCCCGCTTTTTCGGGACCTGCCTCAGAACAGCGTCATTTGACTGTCGTCCGGCCCGGGCTTCTGGCGCCTGACCTTCTCGGGCTCCGGCCCAATGGCGCCCCTCTCCTGAATTTCAGGCCCGGTGTTGGCGACCTTGTTGACGAGGTCCGAGACCGGAATGGCTTCGAAGAAATCGGGCTGTGCCGGCCGCAACAGGCCGGCGACATCGCGTGGCTCCTGGGTGCGGCAATCCAGCCAGCGGGCAAAATCCTCACGTGCGATCACCACCGGCATGCGGTCATGGATATGCGCGATGTCGGCATTGGCATTGACGGTCAGGATGGCGCCAGTGTCCATTTCCGAGCCGCCTGGCTCGGCATAGGTTTCGATCAGCCCGGCAAAAGCAACCAGCCCGCCGTGCCTTGGCCGTATCCAATAGGGTTGCCCCTTCTTGCCGCCGGTTTGACGCCACTCGTAGAAACCGGATGCCGGCACCAAAGCGCGGCGATGGCGCATGGCGGTCTTGAATGAGGCCTTTTCGATGGCGCCCTCGGAGCGGGCGTTGATCAGCAGCGGAAACTCGCGCGTGTCCTTCACCCACGCCGGGATCAATCCCCAGCGCACCAGCATCGGCTGCCGGTCGGGCAGGTTCGAACCCGGCGCCCGCGCAGGACCAGAGATTGCCATGAGGACCGGTTGGGTCGGCGCGATGTTGTAGCGCGCTGGAAAATCCTCGAGACCCGCCACATCGAGGAAGGCAGCAGTCTGGTCCGGCGTCGCGGTCAAGGCAAAGCGTCCGCACATGGCGATTGACATCCTTCGGATTTATTTGACCTCGAAAGTGGCGATGGAAGAGCCGCACTGCAACCGCTAAAGCTGTTTGCCGCCAGCCGGTCCACAACAGGCTGCGCAATCAAGATGATCGGATGTTTCATGGACGAAGCGCGAAAACTCATTCCGGCGGTCTCGGTCGCCGTCGTTCGCGGCGACACGGTGCTTCTGGTCAAGCGGGCGCGGCAACCGTCGCAAGGGCTCTACGCCTTTCCAGGCGGCAAGGTCGAACCCGGCGAGACGCTGGAAGAGGCGATACGGCGCGAGTTGCTGGAAGAGACCCAATTGCGGGCCGTTGGCTACCTGCCGCTGCGCGAAATTCTCATCGACGGAAAGCTTGATGGCCATCCGGTCGACTACCTGCTGACCGTATTCGGCGCCACCCATATCGGCGGTGAAGCGGTGGCCAGCGACGATGCCGAGACAGCCGCGTTCTATACGCTTGCCGAGATGGCGGCGCTGCCACTCGCCGGCTCGGTGTTCGCCGTTGCCGATGAACTCCTCGGTTCAAACCGGAATGCCTAGACGCACCGCTGAAAAATCGGCCTTGCGGACGACAAATTGTTTGGCCACATAGGCTTATGCGCCGCGCCTCCCTCCTCCTCGCCGCCTGTCTTGCCGTATCCACGGCCACGGCGGCACGGCCGGCGTTCAGCGCCGAGGCGCCATTCGAACCCGGGCTGATGCGGCTGGCGGAAGTTCTGGGCTCGCTGCATTTCCTGCGCAATCTGTGCGGTGAAAAAGGCAACCAGTGGCGGGGCGAGATGCAGAAGCTGATCGATTCGGAAAATCCCGATCCCGAGCGCCGTGCGCGCTTCATCGCCAGCTTCAACCGAGGCTACCGCTCCTTCGGCGGTACCTACACGCAGTGCACTGCCTCGGCGACCGAAGCCATCAGCCGCTACATGAAGGAAGGCGAGACGCTGTCGCGCGACATCGCCTCGCGCTACGGGAACTAGGTTTTCCCTCAATCATCAACAGGTATCGGGCCTCCCGCTGCCGGAGATGACATATCGTGCTTGTGCAGAACGATATGTTGGTGCAATCGTACTGTGGCACTTCTGCAACAGCATTAATGAAACGTTACCGTGCGGATGCGGAATTAACTCAAACTGAAGGTTTTCACCCCGCGGGCCGACCTAATCGGCTAAGTTTGAATCGGATCGCACGCAGGCCTGATGAAACGGCGATGAGATTCGTAGAAATCGACCAAAAAAATGTCGTATTTACAAATACTTAATTGGGCCCGCGTGTGAAGGTAACAGATCGAGCCTGATCCACTTAGACGGATCACAGCTTGCAAGGGTGGACATCGCATATGGAACAAGGTGTCAACGACATCGACGCGCTGGTCAGGGAAGAAAAGCGCCTGACCGCGGTTGAGAGCCACAACGAAGCCTGGGCGGAAGGACTATCCGCAGGTATCGAGCCCGAAATTATCGCCGAGGCAGCGCTCGAGACGGCATTCGGCGAAATGTTGCGCGCCAATGGCGAGACGTCAGCCCTTGCCCTGCTCGATCGCATGCGTGAAAAGGTGATTGCTGGCGCCTTCGAACCTGAACGGCTACGGCACTGAACCGGCATACGGTTCTCTGACGATAGGCCGCTCGGGCACAATGCCCGGAATCAAGGAGTAGCGGGCAGTGAATTTTTCGATGTCAGGCAAGCCGCGCGGCTTGATCCTTAGCATCTGCTTCGCCACTTGTTGCGCCGCGTTTCCTCCGGTGCTGTGTCTCCTGAGCGGCCCCGCCTACGCGCTGAGCGAAATCAAGCGCGAAGAGCTCCCCTCGCCGGTTACACCATCCGCCGATGATGACACCTCGCCACCCGGCAGCACGGTGCCAATGCCCGATCCAATTGGGACGCCGCCTTCAACCAGCCAACCCACCGCGCCCGCCGAAGCCGAGCCGGACAGCCCGCCGAGCGGCGCTGCCAGTCCTCGAATCGATCCCGATGCGCCCCTTCCCGAGGTCCTCTACGATCTGAGCAAATTGCCCGAACCGGTCAGGCGCATGCACGACCTCATCGTCGAGGCGTGCAAGAGCGGTGACATCGAAAAGCTTAGGCCCCTGGTCGGCAAGGGCGATACCATGACGCAATTATCGCTGACCGATATAGACGGCGATGCAATCGCCTTCCTCAAGGGTCTGTCCGGCGACCCTGAGGGCCAGGAGATCCTCGCCATCATGGAGGAGGTGCTGAATGCCGGCTACGTCCATCTCGACGCGGGGACACCGGAAGAGCTCTATGTCTGGCCCTATTTCTTCGCACTGCCATTGGACAAGCTCGATGCCAAACAGCGTGTCGAACTTTTCAAGATCGTCACCGCCGGCGACTTCGACGACATGAAGCAGTTCGGCGCGTATATCTTCTATCGGGTCGGCATCACGCCCGCCGGGCAATGGGCCTTCTTCGTCGCCGGCGACTAACGCGCCACCAAGTTGAAGTGTCTCAAGGCGCCGCCCTTACGCGATGGGCAGTGCCTCCGAAAATTCCACCGCCCTGCCCTGTCCGGGTGTGACAATCTCGCCCTCCCACATGATGCGGCGGCCACGCACGACCGTGCCGACCGGCCAGCCGGTAACCTGCTTGCCGTCATAGGGCGTCCAGCCGGCCTTTGAACCGGCTTGTGCATTGGTGATGGTTTCGCGCCGCTTCATGTCGACAACGGTGAAATCGGCATCATAGCCGGCGGCGATGCGGCCTTTTCTGGCCATGCCGAAAATGCGCTGCGGGCCGTGGCTGGAGAGATCGACAAAGCGCTGCAAGGTCAACCGCCCGGCATTGACGTGGTCGAGCATGATCGGAACCAGTGTCTGCACGCCGGTCATGCCCGATGGCGAAGCCGGATAGGGCTTTGCCTTCTCGGCCAGCGTGTGCGGAGCATGATCCGAGCCAAGCACGTCAACGATGCCTTGCGCGATGCCGGTCCAGATGCCGTCGCGATGGCGGGCGGCGCGCACTGGCGGGTTCATCTGGATCAATGTGCCGAGCCGCGCATAGTCATCAGCCGAGAGCGTCAGATGGTGTGGGGTCGCCTCGCATGTCGCGACATCCTTGTGCCGTTCGAGGAACACGATCTCTTCCGCTGTCGAAATGTGCAGAACATGGATGCGGGCTCGAACAGTTCGGGCGATGCGCACCAGCCGTTCGGTGCAGCGCAGCGCCGCGATCTCGTCGCGCCACACCGGATGCGAGGACGGATCGCCATCGACCCGCTCGCCAAGCCGTTCGCGCAAGCGGAATTCATCCTCGGAATGAAACGCGGCGCGCCGGCGCGTGTTTCTGAGGATCGAGGCTACGCCCTCGTCATCCTCGATCAGCAGGTCGCCGGTGGACGAACCCATGAAGACTTTTATCCCGGCAGCGCCCGGCAACAGCTCGAGTTCACCCACATCCCTTGCGTTCTCCCGGGTACCGCCGACCCAGAAGGCAAAGTCGCAATGCATGCGGCCAGTGGCGCGCCGCACCTTGTCGGCAAGTGCTGCCTCGCTCGTCGTCAACGGATTGGTGTTGGGCATTTCGAACACGGCGGTCACGCCACCGAGTACGGCCGCGCGCGACCCTGTCTCCAGGTCTTCCTTGTGCTCCAGCCCCGGCTCGCGGAAATGCACCTGGCTGTCGACGACACCCGGCAATATATGCAGGCCGCGACAGTCTATTGTTTCGCCGGCCGAAGCCTGGCCGAGATCGCCTATGGCGGCAATGCGACCGCCGCTGATGCCGACATCACGCAGGCCTTCACCATCGTGGTTGACTACCGTGCCGCCTGTCAGGATGAGGTCGTAGGTCATGGCCATGCTCTCTTGCGGGGGGAGTGTCAGCGGCTTACGTAATGGCCGACTGTTTTGCAAGATCAGGTTCGTTTGCCGCCCATGCCCTTTGCCTCGCTCAACGACCGCGCGCTCATTTCCGTGTCTGGCCCGGACGCCGAGCACTTTTTGCAAAACATCCTGACCACCGACCTCGATGCATTGGCTGCTGGCGACGCGAAGCCCGGCGCGCTTTTGACGCCGCAAGGCAAGATCCTGTTCGACTTCCTGATCTCACGTGCTGGTGAAAACGCGTTCCGCCTCGAATGCCGCGCCGACATATCGGACGATTTCGTACGCCGGCTGATGCTCTACAAGCTGCGCGCCAAGGTCGAGATTGCCAAAGCGGAACAAGCGATTGTCGCCATTGCATGGGGAGATGAGTCAACCGCCTCACAAAGTGATTCAACAGCGGTTGCCGACAAGCGCTTCCCCGATGGCGGTGTCACCCGCTCCTATGGCGGCGTTGCACAGAGCGGCGACATTGCAGCATGGCAGGCGTTCCGCATCAGCCATGGCATTGCCGAGAGCGGGGCCGACTATCCGCTCAGCGATGCCTTCCCGCATGATGTGCTGCTCGACGAAACCGGAGGTGTCGGCTTCCGCAAGGGATGTTATGTCGGGCAGGAAGTGGTTTCGCGCATGCACCACCGCGGCACCGCCAGGCGACGCGTGCTGATCGTCAACGCCGAGCAGCCCCTGCCCGGCGCCGGCACCGAACTGACCGTCGACGGGCGGCCGGTCGGGACGCTCGGCTCGAATGCCGGCACCACCGGCCTTGCCATCGCGCGCATCGATCGCGTCAAGGCCGCGCTTGATGCCGGCCAGCAGATCATGGCCGGCGACATTCCCGTCTCGCTTGCCATACCGGCCTGGGCCAAATTCAGCTACCCACAGGAAACTGTTGGCGCGGAGGGCGCCTGATGGCGGCCGACCGTGTCGGCGCGCCGGCGCGCGCCTGGCAGCGCATGCTGTCCGGCCGGCGGCTCGACCTGCTCGACCCCTCGCCGCTCGACATCGAGATTTCGGACATCGCGCACGGGCTTGCCCGCGTCGCGCGCTGGAACGGCCAGACCCGTGGCGACCATGCCTTTTCGGTCGCCCAGCATTCTTTGCTGGTGGAGGCGATTTTTGCTGACCTGGTGCCCGAGGCATCGGCCAACGCGCGGCTGGCGGCACTGCTGCACGATGCGCCCGAATATGTCATTGGCGACATGATCTCGCCGTTCAAGTCGGTCATGGGCGGCAGCTACAAGGATTGTGAACTACGGCTGCAGCGCGCCATCCACCTGCGCTTTTCGCTGGCGCCCGAACATGGCGACGGCCTGCGCAGGGACATCAAGCGCGCCGACCAGATCGCAGCCTATTTCGAGGCGACACTCCTTGCCGGCTTTTCGACCGCCGAGGCGACCGAGTTCTTCGGCCGGCCGCGCGGTTTCAGTGCCGATCGCTTCGATTTCACGTCCCGTTCGGTAACCTGGGCGCAGAAGGCTTTCCTCAAGCGGTTCGCGGCCATCGAAAAATCGCGCGCCAAGTCGCCTGCCCCTTCAGCTGGCTAAAGATCAGCAAGGCTGGCCCAAACCTTCCTTTGCTCTAAATTAACCCGAACAGACAACAGTATCTTGTCCGATCACGGTCTGCAGGCGCGCCCTATGCCCGTCGCTGATACCAAGCATGGTTTACCCGTCGCTGGACGAGAGGCCGGAGGCTTGAGCTTGCCGCAGCATATCGAGGACGAGTTGCGCGAACAGAATGAGCGCTTTTCGGCCGCGGTCGAGAACATGTCACATGGGCTGTGCATGTTCGATGCCGGTGAGCGCATGATCATCTGCAACGGCAACTACATCAATATCTTCTGCCTCGATGCCAAGGTGGTGCGGCCAGGCATCCGGTTTCTGGATATCCTGCAGCACAGCGTCGACATCGGTGTTGCCTCGCAAACCGCCGAGGAACTCTACGCCATTCGAAAACCCTATATCGACCAGGCGAAGCCCTCGACGTATGAGGAAATACTGTCCGACGGACGCACCATCGACATCTCGCATCGGCCGCTCGCTTCTGGCGGCTGGGTGTCGATCTATGAGGACATAACCGTGCAGCGGCGCGCGGAGCAGGAACTGAAGGAACAGCATCGACGCTTCGACGCAGCACTGGCGAACATGTCGCAAGGCCTGCTGATGTATGACGTCGACGGCAAGCTGATCGTGCGCAACCAGCGTTTCCTCGAACTTTTTCGGCTGGACAAAGCCGATTTCCCTTTTGGCCTGACCCATCGCGAACTGCTTGGGTTGCTGATCGACAAGGGCATCTATCCCGACGACATCGACGTCGAAGACGAAGTAGAGAGAACATCAGCCTCCATGCAGGCCGGGGAGACCCGGTCCACCTATCGCCATCTTGCCGATGGCAGAGCGCTGATGATCGCGCGCCGACCGATGAGCGGCGGCGGCTGGGTCGCCACTTTCGACGATGTCACCGAGCGCCGGCGTGTCGAAGAGCGCATGACCCAGCTCGCGCATTACGACACGGTGACCGGCCTGCCCAATCGCTCGATGTTTCGCGAACGGCTCGACCAGGCCCTTGGCAAAGCCAAGGCGGCACCGCTGGCGATCCTGTCGCTCGACCTCGACCGCTTCAAGGCGGTCAACGACACCTGGGGACATCCGGCAGGCGACTGGCTGCTGAAATGCGTGGCAGAGAGGCTGCAGCGCTGCCTGCGCAAAGACACCGACATCGTGGCCCGTTTCGGCGGCGACGAGTTCGTCATCCTTCAGTCCGGCGTGAGGGACTCGGCCGACGCGGAAAAACTGGCGAAACGCATTGTGGAGAGCATCGCAAAGCCATTTCGTGACAGGGGCCGCGACATGCATGTCGGCGTCAGCGTCGGGGTGGCGATTTTCCCCAATGACGGCAAGGATGCCGAAACGCTCCTGAAAAATGCCGATATGGCGCTCTACAGGGCCAAGGGCGAAGGGCGTAACCTTTGCCGCTTCTTCGAGCCCGCGATGGACGCCATGGTGCGGGCGCGCCATGCGCTTGAGATCGATCTCGAAACGGCGCTGCCGCGCCAGGAGCTCGATCTCGATTTCCAGCCGATCATGAACATTGCGTCAGGCGAGATTGTCGGCGCCGAGGCACTCATGCGCTGGCATTCGCCTACCCGTGGTGTCGTGGTGCCGGATGAATTCATTCCGGCGGCTGAAGAAACCGGGCTGATCATTTCATTTGGCGAATGGGCGCTGAGAAAGGCCTGTACGGCGGCGGCAAGCTGGCCCCCCGGCCTGAGCATTGCGGTCAACGTTTCGGCCATGCAGCTCAGAAACGGCGGCTTCGCTCGCAATGTCATCTCGGCGCTGGCCTTTTCCGGCGTGCCGGCCAGCCGGCTGGAACTCGAAATCACCGAAACCGTGCTGATGGACGAGAGCGACACAGTGCTGAAGGCACTGCGCCAGTTGCGCGAACTGGGCGTCAGGATCGCGCTCGACGATTTCGGCACCGGTTATTCCTCACTCGGCTACCTCAGGCGCTTCCCTGTCGACAAGATCAAGATCGACCGTTCGTTTACCCGCGACATCGGCAATCGCCACACCGCCGCGATCGTGCGCACCATCATCGCGTTGGGCGCGGAGCTCGGCATCGTTGTCACAGCCGAAGGCGTCGAGACCGAGAGGCAGCTCGACATCCTGCGCAAGGATGGCTGCGTCGAAGCCCAAGGCTATCTGATTGGCCCGCCATCAAATGCGGCGGATATACTTCGGCTGCTGAAATCGGGCGCCGCACGCAGCCATTCCGGCTGAAGCTGTCTCAGCGCAGTGTCTCGGTGTATTTGCCGTGGAAGCTGACATAGCCCGGCTCGATCACCTTGAGGTGCCGCTCTATCAAGGCATGAAACTCCGGCAGTTGGTGAAAGGGCACGCCCGGATAGGCGTGATGTTCGGCGTGAAACGGCATGTTCCATGCCAGCTTGCGGACAGCCCAGTTAGTCAGCGTGGTTCTGGTGTTCTCCAGCATGTTGGCGACGAACGGGCAACGGCCGTGCTCCGCGAGGAGATAGAGGCGCAGAAACGGCTGTCCCAGCAGCACAGGCAGGATCCAGACATAAAGCAGGACCGTAGCGCGGAAATAGACCGCCAGAACAAGCATGACGGCGTAGAAGACAAGCATGGCGCGTGCCTCGGCGCGCACCTTGCCGTAGCCCTTGGGCGGAACGTAGCTTGCCCGGCACCGGCCCATCGCATTGGTGCAAAGCGTCTGGAAATGTCCGCGCCATAGCGGAATGCCGGAAACATGGACGAGATACTGCCGCCACGTCTCCGGTTTTGGGAACGCCAGTTCCGGATCATTCTCCGGGTCCTGCGTGAACCGGTGGTGGGCAAAATGGAAGTAGCGGAACCAGTCGGCCGGCAGCGCGATGGCCAGGCTGCATATGCGTGCCACAACGTCGTTCAGCCTCTGCGTTTCGAACGCCGTGCGATGCACGGTTTCGTGGAGAAG contains the following coding sequences:
- the pip gene encoding prolyl aminopeptidase, with the translated sequence MSSELRTLYPEIEAFDSGMIDVGDGHQVYWERSGTKGAKPAIFLHGGPGGTISPNHRRLFDPKLYDVILFDQRGCGKSTPNASLEANTTWHLVADIERLREMAGFDKWLVFGGSWGSTLALAYAETHPERVSELVVRGIYTLTRAELEWYYQFGVSEMFPDKWERFLAPIPEAERGDMMAAYRKRLVGSDREAQLEAARAWSLWEGETITLLPAPETSGPFGEDDYAVAFARIENHYFVHAGWLEEGQLLRDAGKLKDIPGTIVHGRYDMPCPARFAWALHKAWPKADFHLIEGAGHAYSEPGILDCLIRATDKFAGK
- a CDS encoding GFA family protein, translating into MTETVRTGGCQCGAVRFRVHGALGRPSICHCRMCQKQFGAFFGALVTVPRDGVEWTHEEPSYFQSSINIDRGFCARCGTPLTYRQPDGLEIAIGAFDDRSDLAPQIQVNYAARVPWVETIFDQPIHQDPDYYARQEAIISFQHPDHETADWPTKGLQL
- a CDS encoding GFA family protein; its protein translation is MSLDNRPIYTGGCQCGAVRFRVEGALGDASICHCRMCQKAFGSFYAPLVSVGSARLDWTRGEPKYFRSSNHVDRGFCADCGTPLAFTAPDGVGLAIGAFDNPAEIVPLVQWGTEAKLPYVDTIPQLPAEDTMADMASAPYLADLASYQHPDHDTEQWPPEEKS
- a CDS encoding VOC family protein produces the protein MIDHLGITVSDFEASKAFYDKAMAPLGASLLYMVPLEYTGGAKVGGYGRDRPVFWLSTAKDKPRDHQHVAFTARSRAEVDAFHAAALAAGGKDNGGPGLRPHYHPNYYGAFVFDPDGNNVEAVCHAEG
- the cysS gene encoding cysteine--tRNA ligase, with product MSDASQGLRLYNTLTRKKQDFVPIDPKNVRMYVCGPTVYDFAHIGNARPVIVFDILFRLLRHVRGEAHVTYVRNITDVDDKINARALRDFGGEIASGALSLNEAIRRVTEKTASQFHKDVATLGCLEPTVEPRATEFVEPRADGKADMITLIQRLIERGHAYVAAGEVLFDTASMPDYGQLSKRNLDEQQAGARVAVDAHKKSPGDFVLWKLSSPEEPGWNSPWGRGRPGWHIECSAMSAAYLGEVFDIHGGGLDLIFPHHENEIAQSRCAHGTDVMANIWMHNGFLQVEGQKMSKSLGNFFTIAQLLETDIFGGRVWSGEVLRLAMLMTHYREPIDFSVRKLEEAENTLRKWKRAADLAPAAAKPLPAEVVEALSDDLATYAAFQVLTQLAGDAAEGNEAAGSLKAALLFLGFDVAAANVDESNVAKAIANRLALIAAKNWAEADRIRDELLAQGVQLKDGKDPATGERVTTWEVKR
- a CDS encoding SOS response-associated peptidase, whose amino-acid sequence is MCGRFALTATPDQTAAFLDVAGLEDFPARYNIAPTQPVLMAISGPARAPGSNLPDRQPMLVRWGLIPAWVKDTREFPLLINARSEGAIEKASFKTAMRHRRALVPASGFYEWRQTGGKKGQPYWIRPRHGGLVAFAGLIETYAEPGGSEMDTGAILTVNANADIAHIHDRMPVVIAREDFARWLDCRTQEPRDVAGLLRPAQPDFFEAIPVSDLVNKVANTGPEIQERGAIGPEPEKVRRQKPGPDDSQMTLF
- a CDS encoding NUDIX hydrolase, with translation MDEARKLIPAVSVAVVRGDTVLLVKRARQPSQGLYAFPGGKVEPGETLEEAIRRELLEETQLRAVGYLPLREILIDGKLDGHPVDYLLTVFGATHIGGEAVASDDAETAAFYTLAEMAALPLAGSVFAVADELLGSNRNA
- a CDS encoding TIGR02301 family protein, producing the protein MRRASLLLAACLAVSTATAARPAFSAEAPFEPGLMRLAEVLGSLHFLRNLCGEKGNQWRGEMQKLIDSENPDPERRARFIASFNRGYRSFGGTYTQCTASATEAISRYMKEGETLSRDIASRYGN
- a CDS encoding dihydroorotase, coding for MAMTYDLILTGGTVVNHDGEGLRDVGISGGRIAAIGDLGQASAGETIDCRGLHILPGVVDSQVHFREPGLEHKEDLETGSRAAVLGGVTAVFEMPNTNPLTTSEAALADKVRRATGRMHCDFAFWVGGTRENARDVGELELLPGAAGIKVFMGSSTGDLLIEDDEGVASILRNTRRRAAFHSEDEFRLRERLGERVDGDPSSHPVWRDEIAALRCTERLVRIARTVRARIHVLHISTAEEIVFLERHKDVATCEATPHHLTLSADDYARLGTLIQMNPPVRAARHRDGIWTGIAQGIVDVLGSDHAPHTLAEKAKPYPASPSGMTGVQTLVPIMLDHVNAGRLTLQRFVDLSSHGPQRIFGMARKGRIAAGYDADFTVVDMKRRETITNAQAGSKAGWTPYDGKQVTGWPVGTVVRGRRIMWEGEIVTPGQGRAVEFSEALPIA